A window from Solanum stenotomum isolate F172 chromosome 5, ASM1918654v1, whole genome shotgun sequence encodes these proteins:
- the LOC125864764 gene encoding dirigent protein 22-like, which yields MEKTRLVVLLCFIVVMAQGVELGPNAVEKWFDKLPHAKQKVTKFHFYFHDIVSGKNPSAITIAQSNMTAKSPTFFGSVAMIDDPLTVGPEPNSTIVGRAQGIYGSADQNEAGLLMTYNIVFTTGKYNGSTLSVLGQNPVFNQYREMPIVGGSGVFRLAQGIATAKTYWFNLSSGDAVVEYNVMVLHYSL from the coding sequence ATGGAAAAAACAAGGCTAGTTGTATTGCTTTGCTTCATAGTTGTTATGGCTCAAGGTGTAGAATTAGGTCCCAACGCTGTTGAAAAATGGTTCGATAAGCTTCCTCATGCAAAGCAAAAGGTAACTAAATTTCATTTCTATTTTCACGACATAGTTAGTGGGAAGAATCCAAGTGCAATTACAATAGCACAGTCCAATATGACTGCTAAATCCCCAACTTTCTTTGGTTCTGTTGCAATGATAGACGACCCACTGACAGTTGGGCCAGAGCCCAACTCGACAATAGTGGGTCGAGCTCAAGGGATTTATGGTTCAGCTGATCAAAATGAGGCTGGCCTACTCATGACCTACAACATTGTGTTCACAACTGGAAAGTATAATGGTAGCACGTTGAGTGTACTTGGTCAGAACCCAGTATTTAACCAGTATCGTGAGATGCCAATCGTTGGTGGTTCTGGAGTTTTTCGATTGGCTCAGGGAATTGCTACTGCGAAGACTTATTGGTTCAATTTGTCCAGTGGGGATGCTGTTGTTGAGTATAATGTTATGGTCCTGCATTACtcactttaa
- the LOC125864180 gene encoding uncharacterized protein LOC125864180 has protein sequence MDKSWIGMPGNTSEYLLGLNQFLDFAFNNGAIGDKIKCPCPKCDFGKWQTRNIVFDHLINKPFPKNYVIWVMHGEMNVFPNSRNTETTQAIPPIENPIELLVNEAFRGLRHGGVDVGLSPVVEEEETLHDSPTLNKKNLFDKCLSGLSDKGMTMILDLLRDAFKFAKIPDSFNEAKKTINKLSLDYIKINACPTDCMLYWEDDVNAETCKYCHTSRWKPEKKSNTDHTPTASKKQKKKQKKNPAKILRHFPLKPRLQRLFMCSKIAEHMRWHAEDDNKDGALRHPRDGEAWKKFDTTFPEFSSDP, from the coding sequence ATGGATAAGTCTTGGATTGGAATGCCAGGAAACACATCGGAGTATTTGCTTGGTCTGAATCAATTTCTAGATTTTGCATTTAACAATGGAGCTATAGGAGATAAAATTAAATGTCCATGTCCTAAATGTGATTTTGGAAAGTGGCAAACTAGAAATATAGTGTTTGACCATTTGATCAACAAGCCGTTCCCAAAGaattatgtcatttgggttatGCATGGAGAAATGAATGTGTTTCCTAATTCGAGAAACACAGAGACCACTCAGGCTATACCACCCATTGAAAATCCAATAGAATTATTGGTTAATGAAGCATTCAGGGGCTTAAGGCATGGGGGTGTTGATGTAGGTCTATCACCGGtagtggaagaagaagaaacgtTACATGATTCGCCTactttaaataagaaaaatttatttgataagTGTTTATCTGGATTAAGTGATAAGGGAATGACTATGATCCTAGATCTACTTAGGGATGCATTTAAATTTGCAAAGATCCCTGATTCTTTTAATGAGGCCAAGAAAACCATAAATAAGTTGAGTcttgattatatcaaaataaatgcTTGTCCAACTGATTGCATGTTGTATTGGGAAGATGATGTTAATGCTGAGACATGTAAGTATTGTCACACTTCTAGATGGAAGCCAGAGAAGAAGAGCAATACAGATCATACACCGACCGCAAGTAAGAAgcaaaagaagaagcaaaagaagAACCCTGCAAAAATTTTGCGACACTTTCCCTTAAAACCAAGATTGCAAAGATTGTTCATGTGTTCTAAAATTGCAGAGCATATGAGATGGCATGCAGAGGATGATAACAAAGATGGAGCCCTACGACATCCTAGAGATGGTGAGGCGTGGAAGAAGTTTGATACAACTTTTCCTGAATTTTCTTCTGATCCTTGA
- the LOC125864182 gene encoding uncharacterized protein LOC125864182, producing the protein MWECLEEAYLQAIKDKEFQLKQQLQSVKLGTKTIDEYIKEFKGICDGLAAFHKPVDENIKVINFARCLGLKYKTFRTVMLSKAIYLTLNQYVNALRGFDMRDDEKEVPQQNHNMVFSAQRGRGRGNYSQRRGNNDFNCRGRDFKPAGQGTCSYNSRNGPAGDELPQTLATTNLQNTTDDTLYVDSGASSHMTHNSSILTDLKHYNGPDKIIIRNGSKLDITHVGNISGSGLKLKEVLVVPKINKNLLSVSKLAKDNCCTLEFDETNFVVNDKKTRTLLAKGPKRNGLYALEDNNLKVQAASTHVNGDNVATTHILLDNKSTINLSGTGSDVEEQVECDDPYSSIEAPCTDFGSASDSEEHVALTRPVNEHHQTTTLVDVPVDHQSDNATLQLTTLVDVPVEVLPAPQGHYMITRHKAKEHHLSLEQQRHSEGTK; encoded by the exons ATGTGGGAATGCTTGGAAGAAGCTTATCTTCAAGCAATAAAAGATAAGGAGTTCCAGCTCAAACAACAATTGCAAAGTGTGAAGCTAGGAACCAAAACAATTGATGAATATATTAAGGAATTCAAAGGCATATGTGATGGCCTTGCAGCCTTTCACAAGCCTGTAGATGAAAATATCAAAGTGATTAATTTTGCTAGATGTCTAGGTCTTAAGTACAAGACCTTTAGGACTGTCATGCTAAGTAAGGCAATATATCTTACTCTTAATCAATATGTTAATGCTCTCAGGGGTTTTGATATGAGAGATGATGAAAAAGAAGTGCCCCAACAAAACCATAACATGGTATTCTCTGCCCAAAGAGGCAGGGGAAGAGGAAACTACTCTCAAAGAAGAGGAAACAATGATTTCAATTGCAGAGGAAGAGACTTTAAGCCTGCTGGACAAGGAACATGTTCTTATAACAGCAGAAACGGACCAG CCGGAGATGAGCTACCACAAACATTGGCTACTACTAATCTACAAAACACTACTGATGACACCTTGTATGTGGACTCAGGAGCAAGTAGCCATATGACACATAACTCAAGTATCCTAACTGATCTTAAACACTACAATGGACCAGATAAAATCATTATTAGGAATGGATCAAAGTTAGACATAACACATGTTGGGAACATATCTGGATCAGGTCTAAAGTTAAAAGAAGTTCTTGTAGTCCCTaagattaataaaaatttaCTCTCAGTTAGTAAGCTTGCAAAGGATAATTGTTGCactcttgaatttgatgaaacTAACTTTGTTGTAAATGACAAGAAGACAAGGACACTGCTGGCCAAGGGACCTAAAAGGAATGGACTCTATGCTTTGGAAGATAACAATCT GAAAGTACAGGCTGCTAGTACACACGTTAATGGTGATAATGTTGCTACTACTCATATACTCCTTGATAATAAAAGTACCATTAACCTCTCAGGCACAGGATCAGATGTTGAGGAGCAGGTTGAATGTGATGATCCATACAGTAGTATTGAAGCTCCATGTACAGATTTTGGATCTGCTAGTGACAGTGAGGAACATGTTGCACTTACACGTCCAGTCAATGAGCATCATCAAACAACTACTTTAGTTGATGTACCTGTTGACCATCAATCTGACAATGCTACACTCCAGTTAACTACTTTGGTTGATGTACCAGTTGAGGTACTTCCTGCACCACAAGGGCATTATATGATCACTAGACACAAGGCGAAGGAACACCATTTATCACTTGAGCAGCAAAGACATTCTGAGGGAACCAAATAG
- the LOC125864183 gene encoding uncharacterized protein LOC125864183, with protein sequence MRRFLATKELDATITQGNEAISKAKAKAIIFLRHHLDGSMKIEYLTVKDSLELWTDLNGSYDHPKATVLPRARYEWIHLRFQDFKTVIEFNYVIFRITSQMKLCGETIKDEDMLKNTLTTFHASNVILQQQYREKGFQKYFELIACLLAPKQHNALLMKNHEAHPT encoded by the coding sequence ATGCGAAGATTCTTAGCTACTAAAGAGCTTGATGCCACCATTACTCAGGGAAATGAAGCAATAAGCAAAGCTAAGGCGAAGGCTATAATTTTCCTTCGTCATCATCTTGATGGGAGCATGAAGATTGAATATCTGACAGTAAAAGACTCACTTGAATTGTGGACTGATTTAAATGGGAGCTATGACCATCCAAAGGCCACAGTATTGCCAAGAGCTCGTTATGAGTGGATTCACTTACGGTTTCAAGATTTTAAGACTGTAATTGAATTTAACTATGTCATATTCAGAATAACCTCCCAAATGAAATTATGTGGGGAGACTATAAAAGATGAGGACATGTTGAAAAATACACTTACTACTTTCCATGCCTCAAATGTGATATTGCAGCAACAATATCGTGAAAAGGGTTTTCAGAAATACTTTGAACTGATCGCATGCCTTCTGGCGCCTAAGCAACATAATGcccttttaatgaaaaatcatgaaGCTCATCCCACTTGA
- the LOC125864763 gene encoding dirigent protein 22-like, whose protein sequence is MGKTRLVLLFCFIVILAIPMAQCVELGPKAVEEWFEKLPYAKQKLTKFHFYYHDVVSGKNPTAITIAQPNTTAKPPIYFGVVDMIDDKLTVGPDPNSTIVGRAQGFYGSADQNEFSLLMTLNFVFTSGEYNGSTLSMLGRNPLFHQYREMPIVGGSGVFRLAQGIATANTCWFNTTSGDAVVEYHIMVLHYE, encoded by the coding sequence atggGAAAAACAAGGCTAGTTCTATTGTTTTGCTTCATAGTTATTTTAGCCATACCAATGGCTCAATGTGTTGAATTAGGACCCAAAGCTGTTGAAGAATGGTTCGAGAAACTTCCTTATGCAAAGCAAAAGCTAACTAAATTTCATTTCTATTATCATGATGTAGTTAGCGGGAAAAATCCAACTGCAATTACAATAGCTCAGCCTAATACGACTGCTAAACCCCCAATTTATTTCGGTGTTGTTGATATGATAGACGATAAATTGACTGTTGGACCCGACCCCAATTCGACAATAGTGGGTCGAGCCCAAGGGTTTTATGGTTCAGCTGATCAAAATGAGTTTAGCCTTCTCATGACTCTTAATTTTGTGTTTACAAGTGGTGAGTATAATGGTAGCACGTTGAGTATGCTTGGTCGGAACCCTTTGTTTCACCAGTATCGTGAAATGCCAATCGTTGGTGGGTCTGGGGTTTTTCGATTGGCTCAAGGAATAGCGACTGCGAATACTTGTTGGTTTAATACGACTAGTGGAGATGCTGTGGTTGAGTATCATATTATGGTACTGCATTACGAATAG